One Thermithiobacillus tepidarius DSM 3134 genomic window carries:
- a CDS encoding carboxymuconolactone decarboxylase family protein → MMQDRMPGHYLLTKEKHGRFINALEALGDAVRQEGPVDEKTAHLIQLAAAVAIRSEGAVHSHVRRAMASGATAEEIVHAIILLTSTVGFPNVSAALSWAEDVFQGRSTDA, encoded by the coding sequence ATGATGCAGGACAGGATGCCGGGACATTATCTGCTGACCAAGGAAAAGCACGGCAGGTTCATCAATGCCCTGGAGGCGCTCGGCGACGCCGTGCGGCAGGAGGGGCCGGTCGACGAGAAGACCGCCCACCTGATCCAGTTGGCCGCGGCCGTGGCGATCCGTTCGGAAGGGGCCGTGCACAGCCACGTCCGCCGGGCCATGGCCAGCGGCGCCACTGCCGAGGAGATCGTCCACGCCATCATCCTGCTGACCAGCACCGTGGGCTTTCCCAACGTGTCCGCCGCCCTGAGCTGGGCGGAGGACGTCTTCCAGGGGCGCAGCACCGACGCCTGA
- a CDS encoding NADP(H)-dependent aldo-keto reductase, with the protein MQYRKLGSSDLAVSEIGLGTMTFGEQNSLDEARRQLDHAVAQGVNFIDAAEMYPVPGRPETQGRTEEYVGDWLKGQPRDRLIIASKVTGPARGFDWIRGGPRAVDRRNIEEAVHGSLRRLGTDYIDLYQIHWPDRYVPMFGQSAYDAALERPCTPIQEQLETMADLIRAGKIRYVGLSNETPWGVSAFVKVAEQMDLPRVISIQNAYNLINRSFESGLAETCRHEGLGLLAYSPLAFGLLSGKYLREPPASARLTCFPEFGGRYRKPNVDEAVAAYAALAERLGLAPAALALSFVRSRWFVSSTIIGATCLDQLAANLDSVRVTLDAETLAAIDAIHARYPNPAP; encoded by the coding sequence ATGCAATATCGCAAGCTTGGGAGCAGCGACCTGGCCGTTTCGGAAATCGGCCTGGGCACCATGACCTTCGGCGAGCAGAACAGCCTCGACGAGGCCCGCCGGCAGCTCGATCATGCCGTGGCCCAGGGGGTCAACTTCATCGATGCCGCGGAAATGTACCCGGTGCCGGGGCGCCCGGAGACCCAGGGGCGGACGGAGGAGTACGTGGGCGACTGGCTCAAGGGCCAACCGCGCGACCGCTTGATCATCGCCAGCAAGGTGACCGGTCCGGCGCGCGGCTTCGACTGGATCCGCGGCGGGCCGCGCGCGGTGGACCGGCGCAACATCGAGGAGGCCGTGCACGGCAGCCTGCGGCGCTTGGGCACCGACTATATCGACCTCTACCAGATCCACTGGCCGGACCGCTACGTGCCCATGTTCGGCCAGAGTGCTTATGATGCGGCCCTGGAGCGGCCCTGCACGCCGATCCAGGAGCAGCTCGAGACTATGGCGGATCTCATCCGGGCCGGCAAAATCCGCTATGTCGGCCTCAGCAATGAAACCCCGTGGGGCGTGTCCGCGTTCGTCAAGGTAGCCGAGCAGATGGACCTGCCGCGAGTGATCTCGATCCAGAACGCCTACAACCTGATCAACCGCAGCTTCGAGAGCGGCCTGGCGGAGACCTGCCGTCACGAGGGCCTGGGTCTCCTGGCCTACAGCCCGTTGGCCTTCGGGCTGCTGTCGGGCAAGTACCTGCGCGAGCCGCCCGCCAGCGCGCGCCTGACCTGCTTTCCCGAGTTCGGCGGCCGCTACCGCAAGCCCAACGTGGACGAAGCGGTGGCGGCCTACGCGGCGCTGGCGGAGCGGCTCGGCCTGGCTCCCGCCGCCCTGGCCCTGTCCTTTGTGCGCAGCCGCTGGTTCGTCAGCAGCACCATCATCGGCGCCACCTGCCTGGACCAGCTCGCCGCCAATCTGGACAGCGTTCGCGTCACCCTGGATGCGGAAACCCTGGCGGCCATCGACGCCATCCACGCCCGCTATCCCAATCCGGCGCCCTGA
- a CDS encoding universal stress protein: protein MRDYRHVLLATDFSPHSEAAAQRALDLTRRYGAHLSLIHVIEELTAQLRGAESSAFLTNRAQEALTRFAERLGLQEARMLVEWGSPRTEILRVAQEQQMDLIVLGSHGQRGHALLLGSTANAVLHSAPCDVLAVRAVP, encoded by the coding sequence ATGCGGGACTATCGCCACGTCTTGCTGGCCACGGATTTCTCCCCCCACAGCGAGGCCGCCGCCCAGCGTGCACTCGACCTGACCCGGCGCTACGGCGCGCATCTGAGCCTGATCCACGTCATCGAGGAGTTGACGGCGCAGCTGCGGGGCGCGGAGAGCAGCGCTTTTCTGACCAATCGTGCCCAGGAAGCGCTGACCCGCTTCGCCGAGCGCCTCGGCCTGCAGGAGGCCCGCATGCTGGTGGAGTGGGGGTCCCCCCGCACGGAGATCCTGCGCGTGGCTCAGGAGCAGCAGATGGATCTCATCGTGCTGGGCTCCCACGGCCAGCGCGGCCACGCCCTGCTGCTGGGCTCCACGGCCAATGCGGTGCTGCACAGCGCCCCCTGCGACGTGCTGGCGGTGCGCGCCGTGCCATGA